A stretch of Leptospira bouyouniensis DNA encodes these proteins:
- the eutC gene encoding ethanolamine ammonia-lyase subunit EutC: MSSLEQWKQFTQARIGLNRSGGSISTKEMLKFRLDHAKAKDAVLLEPNWELIQEQTNELTQKYGIQNLFLKSKVSSKQEYLLRPDLGRRLFEDSKLNLEPFSDRYDLSIVCIDGLSAKAIDENLVPFLELLFAEIQKTKLSLAPLVFAKWGRVALGDEIAEILHAKICLVIIGERPGLSAADSLGIYLTYEPKLGNTDESRNCISNVRPLGLPLPLAVKKTMYLINECLAQKKSGVLLKDQMPSENNYLSQEKLILGNADN, from the coding sequence ATGTCAAGTTTGGAGCAATGGAAACAATTCACTCAGGCAAGGATTGGTTTGAACCGGTCAGGTGGTTCCATTTCCACCAAAGAAATGTTAAAGTTTCGATTAGACCATGCCAAGGCAAAAGATGCGGTTCTTCTTGAGCCGAATTGGGAGTTGATCCAAGAACAAACGAATGAACTTACGCAAAAATACGGAATTCAAAATCTATTTCTAAAAAGTAAAGTTTCCTCCAAACAAGAATATTTATTAAGGCCTGATTTGGGGCGAAGACTTTTCGAAGATTCAAAATTAAACTTGGAACCATTTTCTGATCGATATGATTTGAGCATCGTATGTATTGATGGTTTGTCAGCCAAAGCAATAGACGAAAACTTAGTTCCCTTTTTAGAACTTTTGTTTGCAGAGATTCAAAAAACAAAATTGTCTTTAGCTCCATTAGTATTTGCAAAATGGGGGAGAGTTGCTCTCGGAGATGAAATTGCCGAAATATTACATGCAAAAATTTGTCTTGTAATCATTGGTGAAAGACCAGGGCTCAGTGCCGCCGATAGTTTGGGCATCTATTTGACCTACGAACCTAAATTAGGGAATACCGATGAAAGCAGAAATTGTATCTCAAATGTGAGGCCTCTTGGACTTCCATTACCACTGGCAGTGAAAAAAACAATGTATTTAATTAACGAATGTTTGGCTCAGAAAAAATCTGGTGTACTCTTAAAAGACCAAATGCCTAGCGAAAATAATTACTTATCTCAGGAAAAATTAATCCTTGGAAACGCAGATAATTAA
- a CDS encoding cysteine-rich CWC family protein gives MKDILNSHNAQNPKEIETSNRKHEEKICPNCLRIFECKVGSIQLCQCTKVQLTKAESEYLASQFNDCLCFQCMEALAFEYRINNSYKLINWNF, from the coding sequence GTGAAAGATATATTAAATTCGCATAATGCACAAAATCCTAAAGAAATCGAAACTTCCAATAGAAAACATGAAGAAAAAATTTGTCCCAACTGCTTACGAATATTCGAATGTAAGGTTGGTTCTATCCAACTCTGTCAATGTACAAAAGTACAATTGACAAAAGCTGAGTCTGAATATTTGGCAAGTCAATTTAATGACTGTTTGTGTTTCCAATGTATGGAAGCATTGGCATTCGAGTATAGAATTAACAACTCTTACAAGCTGATTAATTGGAACTTTTAG
- a CDS encoding nucleoside 2-deoxyribosyltransferase — protein sequence MSEIIYCSGPMFSPEELSTMASIATTLENAGYKTYLPQRDGIEVAKVMALVNTPIISGEIFRDIMIFVQKAVFAMDVYQVVERCNATVFNMNGRPADDGSISETGISFAVGKPIVIYKNDPRTEFNGLDNPLLTGLSYNWKYVTDISKIPTNLAVMIEKVNSAGANLYLNNPPPMVKKTLEVGKEVWEILQIIRFFEHKEKDLVTILKVLMEKLKSSANFMKFMEE from the coding sequence ATGAGCGAAATTATTTATTGTTCAGGACCAATGTTTAGCCCAGAAGAACTAAGCACAATGGCAAGTATTGCAACAACACTAGAAAATGCTGGGTATAAAACTTACCTTCCACAGAGGGATGGGATTGAAGTAGCCAAAGTAATGGCCCTTGTAAATACCCCAATCATCTCTGGTGAAATATTTAGAGATATTATGATTTTTGTACAAAAAGCGGTTTTTGCAATGGATGTTTACCAAGTTGTTGAACGATGTAATGCCACTGTTTTTAATATGAATGGTCGACCAGCTGACGATGGTTCTATTTCCGAAACCGGTATTTCATTTGCAGTTGGAAAACCTATTGTTATTTATAAAAATGATCCAAGAACTGAATTTAATGGATTAGACAATCCTCTCCTAACGGGTCTTAGTTATAACTGGAAATATGTCACTGATATTTCAAAAATCCCAACAAATTTGGCGGTTATGATTGAAAAGGTCAATTCAGCTGGAGCAAATCTTTATCTGAATAATCCACCACCAATGGTTAAAAAAACTTTAGAAGTTGGAAAAGAAGTTTGGGAAATTTTACAAATCATTCGTTTTTTTGAACACAAAGAAAAAGATTTAGTGACAATTTTAAAAGTCCTTATGGAAAAACTTAAATCTTCTGCTAATTTTATGAAATTTATGGAAGAATAA
- a CDS encoding SpoIIE family protein phosphatase, with protein MKFRYLFAIYVVFLNLQPIIASPDQLSFPLNNPSELVKLSGPWKFSSKDDLLQANKEFPDSDWRELSVPAQWNNSGLSGFQIGWYRHKFQVSNDFKNKNISILTPIIADANEIYINGALVGRTGLISEKGELIKKSSRINVYSVPKELINFDGENTIVVRVADDVGWGGFVNSEFYLGETNLIQEKFYKYIMWNSAICFAFLYSAVYCLILWLRSRRERAYLMYFFFAILAGFATFGNLSLPYFVWDNFWFNHYIFHPALNLMGIFGVLFFFDFAGEKPSKWIKVILWIHFSIAIVSFFTFHPMVMKLYAKYTLNINDILSLLELFFIFGFNIKSVRNREPGAMIILIGQIGLGITVFFSVLSYLQIHVSILDRSLSEGFLFYTLSLSFALSIRFAKLYEITNQLKSELEKKNEELVSLDKMKDEFLSNTSHELRTPLNGIIGISESLLEGTMGVLNQAVAKNLGLITSSAKRLSNLVNDLLDFSMMKNRRFTLFPITLAIQPSVETVFSLLDRNAKEKGLTLISEIPDNTALVFGDESRIQQILFNLIGNAIKFTEIGVIRVTVRPINNGFMDYLEISISDTGIGISEKDQSKIFSPFEQADASISRNFGGVGLGLSITKNLVELHTGTLSVESELGKGSIFKFTLPIANGQREFQQIQNPNPEGKHIWMSTEDLRGNFIVEQAYIERVDSSINLSKDLNRNLTILAVDDDPINLEVLKIQLSGSGFNVVPVLDGPTAIAVAHEIKPDLVLLDIMMPKMSGYQVCKILRESYSIYEMPILMLTAKNRIEDVLTGLETGANDYLGKPFDKRELLARVNTLILLKSAVEEKEDYLSIKAELKLAKKIQDSSLPLNPPTGGKATIVSRYNPMTAIGGDYYDFHTPDEYSLGVVIADVSGHGIPAAIVAAMFKMAFNLQKHVSKKPNEVLKRINKLLLDSIHKQFVTACYLFFDLEYQRILYASAGHPPVAFYRRKTNKVELVRPKGRILGCFPEIPDEILDLPFAEGDRVILYTDGISEARNLDGEMFGDERLSNYIIENGRNLSTDLFADGLLEQVKTFCGKSVPDDDITLVVVDL; from the coding sequence ATGAAATTTCGGTATTTATTTGCGATTTATGTTGTATTTCTAAATTTACAACCAATCATTGCGAGCCCAGACCAATTATCCTTTCCATTAAACAATCCTTCTGAGCTTGTCAAATTATCAGGTCCTTGGAAATTTTCTTCGAAAGACGACCTTTTACAGGCAAACAAAGAATTTCCAGACTCCGACTGGCGCGAACTTTCAGTCCCTGCACAGTGGAATAACTCGGGATTGTCAGGTTTTCAAATTGGGTGGTACAGACATAAGTTCCAAGTTTCCAATGATTTTAAAAATAAAAATATAAGTATCCTCACACCCATCATTGCTGATGCGAACGAAATTTATATCAATGGAGCTCTTGTCGGCAGAACTGGTTTAATTTCCGAAAAAGGCGAACTCATCAAAAAAAGTAGCCGTATCAATGTGTATTCTGTCCCCAAAGAACTTATCAACTTTGATGGAGAAAATACAATTGTCGTCCGAGTGGCCGACGATGTTGGCTGGGGTGGATTTGTTAATTCAGAATTTTATTTGGGAGAAACAAACCTTATCCAAGAAAAATTCTACAAATACATCATGTGGAATTCCGCAATCTGTTTTGCGTTTCTTTATTCCGCCGTGTATTGTTTGATCCTTTGGTTAAGAAGTCGTAGAGAACGTGCCTATTTAATGTATTTCTTTTTTGCAATCCTTGCTGGATTTGCAACCTTTGGGAACCTATCACTTCCATATTTTGTTTGGGATAATTTCTGGTTCAATCACTATATATTCCATCCAGCTTTAAACTTGATGGGTATCTTTGGGGTACTTTTCTTTTTTGATTTCGCAGGAGAAAAACCATCTAAGTGGATTAAAGTTATACTGTGGATTCATTTTAGTATAGCAATCGTATCCTTCTTTACATTCCATCCAATGGTGATGAAGTTATATGCTAAGTATACTTTGAATATTAATGATATTCTTTCCTTATTAGAACTTTTTTTCATATTCGGCTTTAATATTAAATCTGTTCGCAATAGAGAACCAGGCGCAATGATTATCTTAATCGGACAAATTGGCTTAGGTATCACCGTTTTTTTCTCTGTCTTAAGTTACCTACAAATTCATGTTTCCATTTTAGATCGTTCTCTCTCTGAAGGATTTTTATTTTACACTTTAAGTTTGTCTTTTGCATTATCCATACGTTTTGCAAAACTCTATGAAATAACAAACCAACTAAAAAGTGAATTAGAAAAGAAAAACGAAGAGTTAGTTTCATTGGATAAGATGAAAGATGAATTTTTATCGAATACATCCCATGAACTCCGAACACCTTTAAATGGAATTATTGGTATTTCAGAATCATTACTTGAAGGAACAATGGGAGTTCTGAATCAAGCAGTCGCAAAAAATTTAGGTTTAATTACATCTTCAGCTAAAAGACTTTCGAATTTGGTTAATGACTTACTTGATTTTTCGATGATGAAAAATCGAAGATTCACACTTTTCCCAATCACACTTGCCATCCAACCTTCGGTTGAAACAGTTTTCAGTCTATTAGATCGAAACGCAAAAGAAAAAGGTCTGACATTAATAAGCGAAATTCCAGACAATACCGCCTTAGTATTTGGTGATGAAAGTAGAATCCAACAAATATTATTTAATTTAATCGGAAACGCAATCAAATTCACTGAAATTGGAGTTATTCGAGTCACTGTACGACCAATAAACAATGGTTTTATGGATTATTTAGAAATCTCCATTTCAGATACCGGCATTGGAATTTCTGAAAAAGACCAATCCAAAATATTTTCGCCCTTTGAACAAGCAGATGCTAGTATTTCGCGAAATTTTGGAGGTGTTGGACTTGGACTTTCTATCACTAAAAATTTAGTAGAACTTCATACTGGAACATTATCCGTTGAATCTGAATTAGGAAAAGGATCCATTTTTAAGTTCACTTTACCAATTGCTAATGGACAAAGAGAATTCCAACAAATTCAAAACCCAAATCCAGAAGGAAAACATATTTGGATGTCAACTGAAGACCTTAGAGGTAACTTTATTGTTGAACAAGCTTATATTGAAAGAGTTGATTCTAGTATCAATCTTTCGAAAGATTTGAATCGAAACCTCACAATTCTTGCAGTTGATGATGATCCAATCAATTTAGAAGTTCTAAAAATTCAACTCAGTGGATCCGGATTCAATGTCGTTCCAGTGTTAGATGGACCGACGGCAATTGCTGTAGCACATGAGATAAAACCAGACTTAGTTTTATTAGATATCATGATGCCAAAAATGAGTGGCTATCAAGTTTGTAAAATATTAAGAGAATCCTATTCCATTTATGAAATGCCAATATTAATGTTAACGGCGAAAAATAGAATTGAGGATGTACTAACGGGACTGGAAACAGGGGCAAATGATTATTTAGGAAAACCTTTTGATAAAAGGGAACTTCTTGCTAGAGTGAACACACTCATCCTTTTGAAATCTGCAGTTGAAGAAAAAGAAGATTATCTAAGCATAAAAGCTGAACTTAAACTTGCAAAAAAAATCCAAGATTCATCCCTTCCTTTAAATCCACCAACAGGGGGAAAAGCTACAATTGTTTCAAGATACAACCCGATGACAGCCATTGGTGGAGATTATTATGACTTTCATACACCTGACGAATATAGTTTAGGTGTTGTGATTGCAGATGTATCGGGACACGGAATCCCCGCAGCGATAGTTGCTGCAATGTTCAAGATGGCATTTAATTTACAAAAACATGTTTCTAAAAAACCTAACGAAGTATTAAAAAGAATTAACAAATTACTTTTAGATTCAATTCACAAACAATTTGTAACTGCATGTTATTTATTTTTTGATTTAGAATACCAAAGAATTTTATATGCAAGTGCTGGACACCCTCCTGTTGCCTTTTATAGAAGGAAAACAAACAAAGTGGAGCTTGTAAGACCAAAAGGAAGGATCCTTGGTTGTTTTCCGGAAATCCCAGACGAAATTCTGGATTTGCCGTTTGCTGAAGGTGACAGGGTCATTTTATACACAGATGGAATTTCTGAAGCAAGGAATCTTGATGGAGAAATGTTTGGAGATGAACGGCTAAGCAATTATATCATTGAAAATGGTAGAAATCTTTCAACGGATCTCTTTGCTGACGGTCTTTTAGAACAAGTCAAAACATTTTGTGGAAAATCAGTCCCTGATGATGACATAACACTTGTAGTTGTTGACCTATAA
- a CDS encoding alpha/beta hydrolase family esterase translates to MKMQFLLLKRILLCLCLISLSVCERGFIRSSLKERFQKKMKDLPAPTASSDLSQSITNPGDYVFSILHQDLTRYYKIHVPKSYDGSVSVPLLFVFHGGGGNMDIQSNEEYYHQISKSEEIGHIVVFPNGFSEYRSGKIATWNAGNCCGESKKQNIDDIGFVKSILNHLTNKANIDKKRIYSTGMSNGAMMSYQLACYMTDTFAAITAVAGTDNTIDCRPSKPISIFHIHAKNDDRVLFYGGAGSSFTDRTLITDFVSVPKTISKWVQLNECNSSPKIILKNQEVQCDEYSGCKDGVKVKLCVTEDGGHSWPGGEKPSIFLGGGPTSKAIIANDVMWDFFKSQ, encoded by the coding sequence ATGAAAATGCAGTTTTTACTTTTGAAAAGAATACTTTTATGTCTTTGTCTCATATCACTTAGTGTTTGTGAACGTGGTTTCATACGATCATCCTTAAAAGAACGATTTCAAAAAAAAATGAAAGATTTACCCGCTCCAACTGCATCAAGTGACTTAAGCCAATCGATAACAAATCCAGGTGATTATGTATTTTCGATCCTTCATCAAGATCTCACCCGTTACTACAAAATCCATGTACCAAAAAGTTATGACGGGAGTGTGAGTGTTCCACTATTATTTGTTTTTCATGGTGGTGGTGGTAATATGGATATACAATCTAATGAAGAGTATTATCACCAAATATCCAAATCAGAAGAAATTGGACATATAGTCGTTTTTCCCAATGGATTCAGCGAATATCGATCTGGTAAAATTGCAACTTGGAATGCAGGAAACTGTTGTGGTGAATCAAAAAAACAAAACATTGATGATATAGGATTTGTGAAATCAATTCTAAATCACCTAACAAACAAGGCAAATATAGACAAAAAGAGAATCTACTCAACTGGAATGTCAAATGGTGCAATGATGTCATACCAACTTGCCTGTTATATGACAGATACTTTTGCGGCAATCACGGCAGTTGCAGGAACTGATAACACTATCGATTGCCGGCCTTCAAAACCAATTTCGATTTTTCATATCCATGCAAAAAATGATGATCGAGTTTTATTTTACGGAGGTGCCGGTTCCAGCTTTACTGATCGAACACTCATTACCGACTTTGTATCAGTCCCAAAAACAATTTCCAAATGGGTTCAATTGAATGAGTGTAACTCTAGTCCAAAAATTATTTTAAAGAACCAAGAAGTCCAATGTGATGAATACTCTGGATGTAAGGACGGAGTCAAAGTGAAATTATGTGTTACAGAAGACGGAGGACATTCTTGGCCAGGTGGAGAAAAGCCCTCCATATTTTTAGGTGGAGGACCAACTTCAAAAGCAATCATTGCCAATGATGTTATGTGGGATTTTTTCAAATCCCAATAA
- a CDS encoding LLM class flavin-dependent oxidoreductase: MEFSILDLVFINQGETPRDAIQNSVQIAKVAESLGYHRIWIAEHHNFPSIASAATSVVIGHIAGHTKTIRVGAGGIMLPNHSPLVIAEQFGTLESLYPNRIDLGLGRAPGTDQLTLRALRKDPMASQHFPEDVKELLEYLSSDKEEGKVNAIPGYDTNVPVWILGSSLFGAQLAALLGLPFAFASHFAPTYLKDAVSIYKKQFRQSQYLDKPYVMMAMNVIAADTDAEADYLFSSVQQSFLGILRNKRAPFPPPVSNMDSLWSETEKQMANQMLSISAVGSENTIKEKINTTINEMKVNEVMVVSSIFDTQKRIRSLEILANIKDQILVTTS, from the coding sequence ATGGAATTTTCAATCTTAGATTTAGTGTTTATCAACCAAGGGGAAACTCCGAGAGATGCCATTCAAAACAGTGTACAAATTGCAAAGGTTGCTGAATCACTAGGTTACCATAGGATTTGGATCGCAGAACATCATAACTTTCCATCCATTGCAAGTGCTGCCACATCCGTTGTGATTGGGCATATTGCAGGGCATACAAAAACAATTCGAGTGGGTGCTGGTGGCATCATGTTACCCAACCACTCACCTCTTGTCATTGCAGAACAATTTGGAACATTAGAAAGTTTATACCCAAATCGAATTGATTTAGGTTTAGGAAGAGCACCTGGCACTGATCAACTCACCTTACGAGCTTTACGTAAAGATCCCATGGCTTCCCAACATTTTCCGGAAGATGTCAAAGAATTATTAGAATATTTATCTTCCGACAAAGAAGAAGGAAAAGTAAATGCAATCCCAGGATATGACACAAATGTTCCTGTATGGATTTTAGGTTCAAGTTTGTTTGGTGCACAACTTGCTGCATTACTTGGACTACCATTTGCTTTCGCTTCTCATTTTGCACCCACCTACCTGAAAGATGCAGTATCCATTTATAAAAAACAATTTAGACAATCTCAATATTTGGACAAACCATATGTGATGATGGCGATGAATGTCATTGCCGCCGATACGGATGCAGAAGCAGATTATTTATTTTCAAGCGTACAACAATCCTTTCTAGGTATTTTAAGAAACAAACGGGCACCCTTCCCACCACCCGTTTCCAACATGGATTCACTTTGGTCTGAGACTGAAAAACAAATGGCTAATCAAATGTTATCAATTTCCGCAGTTGGTAGTGAAAACACAATCAAGGAAAAAATAAATACTACCATCAATGAAATGAAAGTAAATGAAGTGATGGTAGTATCCTCAATTTTTGATACCCAAAAAAGAATTCGTTCATTAGAGATTCTTGCAAACATTAAAGACCAAATTTTGGTAACAACTTCATAA
- a CDS encoding helix-turn-helix domain-containing protein produces MRIHITKAKIPNELELVAKDLFIYDSKHKNKETLNFFADGFPGIVFFHSPSPVRVIVGNLSKEMEPVFIYGQTLEPIQIEIEGPFFFMMVQLFPSFIGATLGIPIGELTNSCWTIPKSEWQSETNFEISMQKQSTELAKDAIFRFLINKSKYFVPDTTLQNCMKTILNSNGNCEIKRIASSIGMSERTLQRKFQQYVGLTPKQFATIIRFQTSLQELKDVQKTKLTEIAYDNGYSDQSHFIRQFKSFTKEKPFQFREKKESMSGLSNF; encoded by the coding sequence ATGAGAATCCACATAACAAAAGCAAAGATTCCTAATGAATTAGAATTAGTGGCAAAAGACCTTTTTATTTATGATTCTAAACATAAAAATAAGGAAACGCTCAATTTTTTTGCCGATGGTTTTCCTGGAATTGTGTTTTTTCATTCTCCTTCACCAGTTCGCGTTATCGTTGGAAATCTTTCTAAAGAAATGGAACCTGTTTTTATCTATGGGCAAACCTTAGAACCAATTCAGATTGAAATAGAAGGTCCATTTTTTTTTATGATGGTTCAACTCTTCCCTAGTTTCATTGGAGCGACATTAGGAATCCCTATAGGTGAACTTACGAATTCTTGTTGGACAATCCCAAAATCAGAATGGCAAAGTGAAACTAATTTTGAGATATCAATGCAAAAACAATCAACAGAGTTAGCCAAGGATGCAATCTTTCGATTTTTAATAAACAAATCTAAGTATTTTGTCCCTGACACCACATTACAAAATTGTATGAAAACGATATTGAACTCAAATGGGAATTGTGAGATCAAAAGGATTGCAAGTTCGATTGGAATGTCTGAAAGAACTTTGCAACGTAAATTCCAACAATATGTAGGTTTAACACCAAAACAATTTGCTACGATCATTCGTTTTCAAACAAGCTTACAAGAATTAAAAGATGTGCAAAAGACAAAATTAACAGAGATCGCCTATGACAATGGTTACTCTGATCAATCTCATTTTATCAGACAGTTTAAATCATTTACGAAAGAAAAACCATTTCAATTCAGAGAAAAAAAAGAATCAATGTCGGGTTTGTCCAATTTTTAA
- a CDS encoding NAD(P)H-binding protein has translation MKPITLILGSSGKTGSRILNKLTQLNYPLRLGSRKTIPAFDWEKPEGWDDVIKGVDQIYISYQPDLAHPNSIHHIQKLIELSKKYNVKRIVLLSGRGEPEAEACEKLVENSGLEWTILRSSWFSQNFSEGMFLGQILERKVIFPKLKSTEPFVDLEDLTDLAVDALVKNVHIGKKYELTGPTLLSFQDAFGQIAKELNETIYFEEIPLDAYIKILGEFGLDQDTIWLIRYLFETVLDGRNETVVSDFEKAMGKKPKAFKDYVKETAKSGVWNVAST, from the coding sequence ATGAAACCAATAACTTTAATATTAGGATCTAGTGGAAAAACTGGATCACGAATTCTAAATAAACTCACCCAACTAAACTATCCATTACGATTGGGATCAAGAAAGACTATACCCGCTTTTGATTGGGAAAAACCAGAAGGATGGGATGATGTTATAAAAGGTGTCGACCAAATTTATATTTCATACCAACCTGATTTGGCACATCCAAATTCGATCCATCATATCCAGAAACTCATCGAACTTTCTAAAAAATACAATGTAAAAAGAATTGTTCTTCTTTCAGGAAGAGGTGAACCAGAGGCCGAAGCTTGTGAAAAGTTAGTTGAGAACTCTGGGTTGGAGTGGACCATCTTACGATCTAGTTGGTTTTCTCAAAATTTTAGTGAAGGGATGTTCCTTGGTCAAATATTAGAAAGAAAAGTAATTTTCCCAAAATTAAAATCTACAGAACCGTTTGTCGATTTGGAGGATTTAACTGATCTTGCTGTTGATGCTTTGGTGAAAAATGTTCATATTGGAAAAAAATATGAGTTAACTGGACCAACACTGCTAAGTTTCCAAGATGCTTTTGGTCAAATTGCAAAAGAATTGAATGAGACCATATATTTCGAAGAAATACCATTGGATGCATATATCAAAATCTTGGGAGAATTTGGTTTGGACCAAGATACCATTTGGCTTATCCGCTATTTGTTCGAAACTGTTTTAGATGGAAGGAACGAGACAGTTGTTTCAGATTTTGAGAAAGCGATGGGTAAAAAACCAAAAGCATTTAAGGATTATGTGAAGGAGACTGCAAAATCCGGAGTTTGGAATGTAGCATCAACATAA
- a CDS encoding cellulase family glycosylhydrolase, translated as MDQPNEPRSYKKQFTSLILVTLHLYCAPKEEGIQNLLPILQSSNVAQVEPAVKNGTRNWNSSTSISHDLNYIDTSEESELSVTNKSYGNWIDAIWMDGLGREVSFRGFNVSGNVKLKEHGFKAFRNSNDAEEAIKGLSKTTGSNMIRYTIAWEGVHPEVDTIDESYLNEVVSQIKKATSKRIYVLIDYHQDLFSRHLFNQNSWHTGNGAPLWITKNGNYPKEYCGIVCASWSQNNLTNEAIRRAFRNFWNNAPVNTSAGIRYMQTEYLWQIQKTITYIKNHLTTEEFSYIIGLDPFNEPVDGGMEGLTPKRWDNEKLWPMYQKIRTILNQNGWEKKWVFAEPLVFWNTNIGSAIAPATGGGHLNAPPGQGFVFNSHFYDAGRMGVDLTGIDNATYFKYLDEIRTEARFLKIPMFLSEFGMWLKGSGAKDTPRMINAVYQAMEISDKTQSTKTRFADFYNPIVSGTQWHWDYYYDHHSEYKNGNPTKLITTKDAWNDEDFSVVGNYGTSFNVDPFVISRAYLRRSQGRVMTSHYNAIGFDTWNKLFSWAAIKPGTNEAKYFGDKRFLFVVWRGRHSNAPSEFYLPPHFDPNQILVITEKKIVSGLIPNLPLNQTNELVLKNDPSREIGSGNILYLWDDLDPDENESSSYHYALIVNKENTTYPSTTLLELQSKLNQRVVSEGKSPIYMIGKMTYGGYPNEQ; from the coding sequence ATGGACCAACCAAACGAACCACGTTCATATAAAAAACAATTTACTAGTTTGATACTAGTCACCTTACATTTGTATTGTGCTCCAAAAGAGGAAGGGATCCAAAATCTACTTCCAATATTACAATCGTCGAATGTAGCACAAGTTGAACCAGCAGTGAAGAATGGAACTAGAAATTGGAATTCATCTACTTCCATCTCGCATGACCTCAATTACATCGACACTTCTGAAGAATCTGAGCTTTCCGTAACAAATAAATCTTACGGGAATTGGATCGACGCCATATGGATGGATGGATTAGGACGTGAAGTTTCCTTTCGAGGTTTCAACGTTTCAGGAAACGTAAAATTAAAAGAACATGGATTTAAAGCGTTTCGAAATTCAAACGATGCGGAAGAAGCGATAAAGGGACTCAGCAAAACAACTGGATCAAATATGATTCGATACACCATCGCTTGGGAAGGTGTTCATCCAGAAGTTGATACCATTGATGAATCCTACTTAAATGAAGTAGTTTCGCAAATTAAAAAAGCCACATCAAAACGAATTTATGTTTTGATTGATTACCACCAAGACTTGTTTTCAAGACACCTCTTCAATCAAAATTCATGGCATACAGGGAATGGGGCACCTTTGTGGATCACAAAGAATGGAAATTATCCAAAAGAATATTGTGGGATTGTTTGTGCCAGCTGGAGCCAAAACAATTTAACAAATGAAGCCATTCGAAGAGCATTCCGAAATTTTTGGAATAATGCACCAGTGAATACTTCAGCAGGAATTCGTTATATGCAAACGGAATACCTCTGGCAAATTCAAAAAACAATTACTTATATTAAAAATCATTTAACAACAGAAGAATTTTCATATATCATAGGTTTAGATCCATTTAATGAACCAGTTGATGGAGGTATGGAAGGTCTTACTCCAAAACGTTGGGATAATGAAAAACTCTGGCCTATGTACCAAAAGATCAGAACCATTCTCAATCAAAACGGTTGGGAAAAAAAATGGGTCTTTGCAGAACCACTTGTTTTTTGGAATACAAACATAGGTTCGGCGATTGCACCGGCTACTGGTGGTGGACATTTAAATGCACCTCCTGGTCAAGGTTTTGTATTTAATTCCCATTTTTATGATGCAGGTCGAATGGGAGTTGATTTAACAGGGATCGACAATGCCACCTATTTTAAATACTTAGATGAGATACGAACGGAAGCTAGGTTCTTAAAAATACCAATGTTTCTTAGCGAATTTGGAATGTGGTTAAAAGGTAGTGGTGCAAAAGATACTCCGCGAATGATTAATGCAGTATACCAAGCGATGGAGATTTCTGACAAAACTCAAAGTACAAAAACGAGATTTGCCGATTTTTATAATCCAATCGTTTCGGGAACCCAATGGCATTGGGATTATTATTATGACCACCATTCAGAATATAAAAATGGAAATCCAACAAAACTCATCACGACAAAAGATGCATGGAATGATGAAGATTTTTCTGTTGTCGGTAATTATGGAACCAGTTTTAACGTGGATCCATTTGTAATTTCTAGAGCTTACCTCCGCAGGTCACAAGGTCGAGTCATGACAAGCCACTACAATGCAATTGGATTTGATACGTGGAATAAATTATTTTCTTGGGCTGCAATCAAACCAGGTACAAACGAAGCAAAATACTTTGGAGACAAACGATTTTTATTCGTTGTGTGGAGAGGAAGACATTCGAATGCTCCTTCAGAGTTTTACCTTCCTCCACATTTTGATCCAAATCAAATTTTGGTGATCACCGAGAAAAAAATAGTTTCGGGTTTGATTCCCAATCTTCCACTAAATCAGACCAATGAATTGGTCTTAAAAAATGATCCTAGTCGTGAAATTGGATCCGGAAATATATTATATCTCTGGGATGATTTGGATCCAGATGAGAACGAATCTTCGTCTTATCATTACGCTCTGATCGTAAACAAAGAAAACACAACCTATCCTTCAACTACTTTGTTAGAACTCCAATCAAAATTAAACCAAAGGGTAGTATCCGAAGGGAAAAGTCCCATTTATATGATTGGAAAAATGACTTACGGAGGTTATCCGAATGAACAGTAA